One window from the genome of Saccharomyces mikatae IFO 1815 strain IFO1815 genome assembly, chromosome: 4 encodes:
- the MRP20 gene encoding mitochondrial 54S ribosomal protein uL23m (similar to Saccharomyces cerevisiae MRP20 (YDR405W); ancestral locus Anc_5.498), producing MPRFTIGPKNVFYPLQNTFGVGSYKPEQVGIRSLASVVESSSKKASVNGNGKDIKVSERIYEWTKAGVKQGKEHFKVGGNKAYLPKARIILLRPNAKHTPYQAKFIVPKSFNKLDLRDYLYHVYGLRAMNITTQLLHGKFNRMNLQTTRFREPQIKKMTIEMEEPFIWPEEPLPAENTFWDSTTPDNMEKYREERLNCLGSDANKPGTAFDGVVGPYERVAQPFVPRFWKREINNKRERCAAELQRANKLIALNRYVKDLQ from the coding sequence ATGCCACGATTCACGATCGGCCCCAAAAATGTGTTCTATCCATTACAAAATACGTTTGGAGTGGGCAGTTACAAGCCGGAGCAGGTTGGAATAAGATCATTAGCTTCAGTGGTGGAAAGCTCGTCGAAAAAAGCCAGCGTCAACGGCAATGGAAAAGATATAAAAGTTAGCGAAAGGATCTATGAGTGGACAAAGGCAGGTGTAAAGCAAGGCAAGGAACATTTTAAAGTTGGTGGCAACAAGGCCTATCTCCCCAAGGCCAGGATCATCCTATTAAGACCTAACGCGAAGCATACTCCGTATCAAGCTAAGTTCATCGTTCCAAAGTCATTTAACAAACTGGACCTTAGGGACTACCTTTATCATGTCTACGGGTTAAGGGCGATGAATATCACAACACAGCTGTTGCATGGAAAGTTCAACCGCATGAACCTACAAACAACACGGTTCAGAGAGCCGcagatcaagaaaatgacTATCGAAATGGAGGAACCTTTCATCTGGCCCGAGGAACCTCTTCCGGCTGAAAACACCTTCTGGGACAGCACAACACCTGATAACATGGAAAAATACCGAGAGGAAAGACTCAACTGTCTGGGCTCAGATGCCAATAAACCTGGTACAGCGTTCGATGGAGTCGTGGGGCCTTACGAGCGGGTCGCCCAGCCATTTGTACCTCGCTTCTGGAAACgtgaaataaataataagcGAGAGCGTTGTGCCGCGGAATTGCAACGCGCAAATAAACTAATTGCCCTGAACAGGTACGTGAAAGATCTACAATAG
- the URH1 gene encoding trifunctional uridine nucleosidase/nicotinamide riboside hydrolase/nicotinic acid riboside hydrolase (similar to Saccharomyces cerevisiae URH1 (YDR400W); ancestral locus Anc_5.492) codes for MTISKIPIWLDCDPGHDDAIAILLGCFHPAFNLLGVSTCFGNAPPKNTDYNARSLLTAMGKDQAIPVYKGAQRPWKREPHYAPDIHGISGLDGTLLLPKPTFEARTDKTYIEAIEEAILTNVGEISFVSTGALTSLATLLKYKPHLKKYIKYISIMGGGLHGLGNCNPNLSAEFNVWIDPDAANAVFQDPDVKDRCILVPLNLTHKAIATCEVQKTIFNEDHDTNLRKLFFELFQFFAHAYKDMQGFESGPPVHDPVALMPLLDFYGWDPSSVVGFHYKRMDISCIDDFLNENSGKIIIEKEYPGDGNLGTMVGLNLNIQYFWDQVFAALNKADKMSTIE; via the coding sequence ATGACTATAAGTAAAATACCCATATGGTTGGATTGTGATCCTGGTCATGATGATGCTATAGCCATTTTATTAGGCTGCTTTCATCCAGCTTTTAATCTTCTGGGAGTCAGCACATGTTTTGGTAATGCACCACCCAAAAATACAGACTATAATGCCCGCTCTCTTTTAACTGCAATGGGCAAAGATCAGGCAATTCCTGTTTATAAAGGTGCACAGAGGCCTTGGAAAAGAGAACCTCATTATGCTCCTGACATACACGGAATATCCGGCTTAGACGGTACTTTATTACTACCCAAACCAACATTTGAAGCGAGAACTGATAAAACTTATATTGAGGCCATTGAAGAGGCAATACTAACCAATGTTGGCGAGATATCCTTCGTTTCTACTGGGGCACTTACTTCATTAGCTACACTTTTGAAGTATAAACCacatttaaaaaaatacatcaaATATATTAGTATTATGGGAGGTGGACTTCATGGCCTAGGGAACTGTAATCCAAATCTTTCTGCTGAATTCAACGTGTGGATTGATCCTGATGCAGCGAATGCTGTATTTCAGGATCCTGATGTGAAGGATAGATGTATATTGGTCCCTCTAAATTTGACTCACAAGGCCATAGCTACCTGTGAAGttcaaaaaacaatatttaATGAAGACCATGACACTAATTTACGAAAACTGTTCTTCGAactttttcagttttttgCCCATGCCTATAAGGATATGCAAGGTTTTGAATCAGGCCCGCCTGTACATGATCCAGTGGCTTTGATGCCACTTTTAGATTTTTATGGGTGGGATCCATCCTCTGTAGTTGGATTTCACTATAAGAGGATGGACATATCCTGTATTGACGATTTTCTCAATGAGAATTCAGGGAAAAttatcattgaaaaagagtATCCAGGTGACGGTAATCTGGGTACTATGGTCGGTTTAAATTTGAACATCCAGTATTTTTGGGATCAGGTTTTTGCAGCATTAAATAAGGCAGACAAAATGTCTACGATCGAATAA
- the DIT1 gene encoding Dit1p (similar to Saccharomyces cerevisiae DIT1 (YDR403W); ancestral locus Anc_5.494) — protein sequence MTFTNSLPSGSVQSASPSTSSFSSSTDTLKDIDIPHNGADLSTYSKFLALYCRSDRNNEFYSLEEKQNCKFGEQWPTFVKSIDSLDCSGSEISGRISERILPASLANKFTNNLGVAIKISEYTRDDECQIRGCVTTIENENSFNNWFIYHILNQSRLSLSEHPIVAKEVKYHELFADFFEKNLKNTIVNDQWNLDGRNYFIERSRYFTDRYLRIECILPAFPCKSSNEQKVYGSVPDKGEELALKRLIKATQDLVEIYPPGMKIWIVSDGHVFSDCIGVDDDVVSTYTDKLHELYERVAIPGVDAIGFCGLNELFFSGAASEIFNPSWVADIEVAHYTGTQICPKSDLSRQILMKGCDTDAGRLRKQIAIEGHPRLHLYRGFSRFMMEDLSLLDHFQNYSRKKFKKIISMIAFNMIKRNDAYSNLVELIFPHHLRISIHAHTNSGPKFGIKVISNEQCSIVSSLEDLDEPKFEDFLHIPTPWHNCVVKVEDEKEKYFLTKSKVIKDALDRGEYDGEWKDTRFDIGEGGHFVIKKIS from the coding sequence ATGACATTTACAAACAGTTTGCCTTCGGGTTCTGTGCAATCAGCGTCGCCATCTACTTCTTCGTTTTCCTCTTCGACTGATACATTGAAAGATATCGATATCCCTCATAATGGGGCCGACTTGTCCACGTATAGTAAATTTCTGGCTCTTTATTGCAGAAGTGACAGAAATAATGAATTCTACTctttagaagaaaaacagaaCTGTAAGTTTGGAGAACAATGGCCTACTTTCGTTAAAAGTATTGATAGTTTGGATTGTTCTGGATCtgaaataagtggaagaaTTTCTGAAAGGATTTTACCAGCATCATTAGCCAACAAGTTTACCAATAATTTAGGAGTGGCAATAAAGATTTCTGAATATACGCGTGATGATGAATGCCAAATTCGTGGTTGTGTTACTACAAttgagaatgaaaattctttcaacaaCTGGTTCATATATCATATTTTAAATCAATCTCGCTTGTCTTTAAGCGAACATCCAATTGTAGCCAAAGAAGTTAAATATCATGAACTATTtgctgatttttttgagaaaaatttaaagaacACAATAGTCAATGATCAATGGAATTTGGATGGGCGCAATTATTTCATTGAACGCTCAAGGTATTTTACCGATAGATACCTGAGAATTGAATGCATCCTGCCAGCATTTCCATGTAAGTCATCTAATGAGCAAAAGGTTTATGGTTCTGTCCCTGATAAAGGCGAAGAACTTGCTTTGAAAAGGCTAATCAAAGCTACTCAAGACCTTGTTGAAATATATCCACCAGGTATGAAAATATGGATCGTTAGCGATGGTCATGTTTTTTCAGATTGTATTGGGGTTGATGATGACGTTGTCAGCACTTATACAGACAAATTACACGAATTGTACGAAAGAGTTGCTATACCAGGTGTTGACGCTATTGGATTTTGTGGATTGAACGAATTATTCTTCAGCGGTGCAGCTAGTGAAATTTTCAACCCAAGTTGGGTCGCCGATATCGAAGTTGCACACTACACAGGAACTCAAATTTGTCCTAAGTCTGATTTATCAAGGCAAATTCTGATGAAAGGCTGTGACACAGACGCGGGTCGTTTGAGAAAACAGATTGCTATAGAAGGTCATCCAAGATTGCATCTGTATAGAGGCTTTTCACGTTTTATGATGGAAGATCTGTCATTATTGGACCATTTCCAAAATTAttcgagaaaaaaattcaagaaaatcatTTCAATGATTGCATTTAATATGATTAAGAGAAATGATGCATATTCGAATCTAGTGGAATTAATATTCCCGCATCATTTAAGAATTTCCATTCATGCGCATACTAACAGCGGGCCCAAATTTGGTATAAAAGTAATCTCCAATGAACAGTGTTCTATTGTCAGTTCACTAGAAGACCTTGATGAACCCAAGTTCGAAGATTTCTTACATATTCCTACACCCTGGCATAATTGCGTCGTCAAAGTGGAAgacgaaaaggaaaaatactttTTAACGAAGTCGAAAGTTATCAAGGATGCTCTTGACAGGGGTGAGTATGACGGTGAATGGAAAGATACTCGTTTCGATATTGGAGAGGGAGGACATTTCGTTATCAAGAAAATCTCTTAA
- the PDR15 gene encoding ATP-binding cassette multidrug transporter PDR15 (similar to Saccharomyces cerevisiae PDR5 (YOR153W) and PDR15 (YDR406W); ancestral locus Anc_5.500): MSSGIRDVENQDSQSSSSSSSSNSAAQSIGQHPYRGFDSEAAERVHELARTLTSQSVLHTANSNNIDNNSSSSNHNTHNADSRSIFSTDMEGVNPVFTNPDTPGYNPKLDPNSDQFSSTAWVQNMANISTSDPDFYKPYSLGCVWKNLSASGDSADVSYQSTFTNIIPKLLTKGLRLLKSSKEEDTFQILKPMDGCLYPGELLVVLGRPGSGCTTLLKSISSNSHGFKIAKDSIISYSGLSSSEIKKHYRGEVVYNAESDIHLPHLTVYQTLFTVARMKTPQNRIKGVDRESYANHVTEVAMATYGLSHTRDTKVGNDLVRGVSGGERKRVSIAEVAICGARFQCWDNATRGLDSATALEFIRALKTQADIGKTAATVAIYQCSQDAYDLFDKVCVLDDGYQLYFGPAKDAKKYFQDMGYYCPPRQTTADFLTSITSPTERIISKEFTEKGIKVPQTPKDMAEYWLQSDTYNNLIKDIDSSLGQNTDELRDIIENAHHAKQAKRAPPSSPYVVNYGMQVKYLLIRNFWRMKQSASVTLWQVIGNSVMAFILGSMFYKVMKKNDTSTFYFRGAAMFFAILFNAFSCLLEIFSLYETRPITEKHRTYSLYHPSADAFASVLSEMPPKLITAVCFNIIFYFLVDFKRDGGVFFFYFLINIIATFTLSHLFRCVGSLTKTLQEAMVPASMLLLAIAMYTGFAIPRTKILGWSIWIWYINPLAYLFESLMVNEFHNRKFRCAQYVPAGPGYQNVTGTQHVCSAVGAYPGNNYVLGDDFLKESYDYEHKHKWRGFGIGMAYVVFFFFVYLILCEYNEGAKQKGEMVVFLRSKIKQLKKEGKLQDKHKPRDIENNIGSSPDSATTEKKLLDDSSERSDSSSDNAGLSLSKSEAIFHWRDLCYDVPVKGGQRRILNNVDGWVKPGTLTALMGASGAGKTTLLDCLAERVTMGVITGNIFVDGRLRDESFPRSIGYCQQQDLHLKTATVRESLRFSAYLRQPSSVSIEEKNKYVEEVIKILEMEKYSDAVVGIAGEGLNVEQRKRLTIGVELAARPKLLVFLDEPTSGLDSQTAWDTCQLMRKLATHGQAILCTIHQPSAILMQQFDRLLFMQRGGQTVYFGDLGEGCKTMIDYFEGKGAHKCPPDANPAEWMLEVVGAAPGSHASQDYNEVWRNSDEYKAVQKELDWMEKNLPGRSKEPTAEEHKPFAASLYYQFKMVTVRLFQQYWRSPDYLWSKFVLTIFNQIFIGFTFFKADRSLQGLQNQMLSIFMYTVIFNPILQQYLPSFVQQRDLYEARERPSRTFSWIAFFLSQIIVEIPWNILAGTLAYCIYYYTVGFYSNASAADQLHERGALFWLFSIAFYVYIGSMGLLMISFNEVAETAAHMGSLLFTMALSFCGVMATPSAMPRFWIFMYRVSPLTYMIDALLAVGVANVDVKCSDYEMLKFTPPSGTTCGDYMAGYIKMAGTGYLGDPSATDLCSFCPVSTTNAYLATVSSHYYRRWRNYGIFICYIAFDYIAATFLYWLSRVPKNSGKISEQPRK; encoded by the coding sequence ATGTCGTCGGGCATCAGAGACGTCGAGAATCAGGATTCGCAGAGCTCGAGTTCGAGTTCGAGTTCGAACTCTGCTGCGCAATCCATTGGACAGCACCCATATCGCGGCTTCGACAGCGAAGCCGCAGAAAGGGTGCATGAGTTGGCCAGGACGCTCACATCACAAAGTGTACTCCATACAGCTAATTCAAACAACATTGACAATAACAGCTCCTCCAGCAACCATAATACACACAATGCGGACTCCAGGTCCATCTTTTCTACGGATATGGAGGGTGTAAACCCAGTATTCACTAACCCGGACACCCCGGGTTACAATCCCAAACTGGACCCTAACAGTGATCAGTTCTCCAGTACAGCTTGGGTACAAAATATGGCAAACATATCTACGTCCGACCCTGATTTCTACAAACCGTATTCACTTGGTTGTGTGTGGAAGAATCTGAGTGCGTCAGGGGACTCTGCAGATGTGTCATATCAGTCCACGTTTACTAACATCATCCCTAAGCTGCTAACGAAAGGGCTCAGGTTGCTGAAGTCTTCCAAAGAGGAGGACACTTTCCAGATCCTAAAGCCCATGGATGGCTGCCTTTATCCAGGCGAACTGTTGGTCGTCCTCGGTAGACCAGGGTCAGGTTGTACTACGCTACTAAAATCCATTTCTTCCAACTCGCACGGGTTCAAAATCGCGAAAGACTCAATTATCTCGTACAGCGGTTTGTCTAGCTCTGAGATTAAGAAGCACTATCGTGGGGAAGTCGTTTACAATGCAGAATCAGATATCCATTTGCCGCATCTTACCGTATACCAGACGCTTTTTACTGTTGCGAGAATGAAGACACCGCAAAATCGTATTAAGGGCGTAGACAGAGAATCGTATGCCAATCACGTGACGGAGGTTGCAATGGCCACTTATGGTCTTTCACATACTAGGGATACCAAGGTTGGGAACGATTTGGTTAGAGGTGTTTCCGGTGGTGAAAGAAAGCGTGTTTCCATTGCCGAGGTCGCGATCTGTGGGGCCAGATTTCAATGTTGGGATAATGCTACCAGAGGTTTGGATTCTGCCACTGCTTTGGAGTTCATTCGTGCTTTGAAAACGCAAGCTGATATAGGAAAGACGGCTGCCACAGTGGCCATCTACCAATGTTCCCAGGATGCTTACGATCTTTTTGATAAGGTCTGTGTCTTGGATGATGGTTACCAACTTTATTTTGGGCCTGCCAAGGATGCTAAAAAGTATTTCCAAGACATGGGGTATTATTGTCCCCCTAGACAAACTACAGCAGATTTCTTAACTTCAATTACAAGTCCTACTGAAAGAATTATCAGCAAAGAATTCACCGAAAAGGGCATCAAAGTGCCCCAAACGCCAAAGGATATGGCCGAATACTGGCTGCAATCAGATACATACAATAATCTAATAAAAGACATAGACTCTTCTTTGGGGCAGAATACCGACGAGCTACGTGATATTATCGAGAATGCACACCATGCTAAACAGGCAAAAAGAGCACCACCTTCCTCTCCCTACGTCGTTAACTATGGCATGCAAGTGAAATACTTGCTGataagaaatttttggaGAATGAAACAAAGTGCCAGTGTTACTCTGTGGCAAGTCATCGGAAACTCCGTCATGGCTTTCATTTTAGGTTCAATGTTCTACAaagtgatgaagaagaatgatACTTCCACATTTTACTTCCGTGGTGCTGCAATGTTTTTTGCCATTCTATTTAATGCATTTTCATGTCTTTTGGAAATCTTTAGTTTGTATGAAACAAGACCTATAACTGAAAAGCACAGAACCTATTCTCTGTACCACCCAAGTGCTGACGCATTTGCCTCTGTCTTGTCTGAAATGCCCCCAAAATTAATCACTGCTGTATGCTTCAACATCATCTTTTACTTCCTAGTCGACTTCAAAAGAGATGGCGgtgtcttcttcttttattttttaattaatATCATCGCTACTTTCACTTTATCGCATTTGTTTAGATGCGTTGGTTCGTTGACTAAAACGTTACAGGAGGCTATGGTCCCCGCTTCGATGTTGTTATTGGCAATTGCTATGTATACAGGATTTGCCATCCCCAGAACCAAGATTCTAGGTTGGTCCATTTGGATTTGGTATATCAACCCTTTAGCAtatctttttgaatctttAATGGTTAATGAATTCCACAATCGAAAATTCCGCTGTGCTCAATACGTACCTGCTGGCCCTGGTTATCAGAATGTGACCGGTACCCAGCATGTTTGTTCCGCTGTCGGTGCTTATCCCGGTAACAACTATGTTTTAGGTGATGATTTCTTAAAGGAAAGTTACGATTATGAGCACAAGCACAAGTGGCGTGGATTTGGTATCGGTATGGCGtatgttgttttcttcttctttgtctATTTAATCCTTTGCGAGTACAACGAAGGTGCCAAACAAAAAGGTGAAATGGTTGTGTTCTTAAGATCTAAGATCAAGCaactaaaaaaagaggGTAAATTACAAGATAAACACAAGCCCAGAGAcattgaaaacaatataGGCAGTTCTCCAGATTCCGCTACTACGGAGAAGAAACTATTAGATGATAGTTCCGAGAGATCTGATAGTTCTTCAGACAATGCCGGATTAAGTCTAAGCAAATCGGAAGCAATTTTCCACTGGCGTGATTTATGTTACGATGTTCCTGTGAAAGGTGGTCAAAGACGAATCTTGAATAATGTGGATGGTTGGGTGAAGCCAGGCACTTTAACAGCCTTAATGGGAGCTTCAGGTGCCGGTAAAACAACTTTATTGGATTGTTTGGCTGAAAGAGTTACCATGGGTGTCATTACCGGTAATATTTTTGTCGATGGTCGTTTGCGTGATGAATCGTTTCCAAGATCTATCGGTTATTGTCAACAACAAGATTTGCATTTAAAAACAGCCACAGTAAGAGAATCCCTAAGATTTTCTGCTTATTTGCGTCAACCATCATCAGTTtccattgaagaaaagaataagtaTGTGGAAGAAgttatcaaaattttggaaatggaaaagtATTCAGACGCTGTTGTTGGAATTGCAGGTGAAGGTTTAAACgttgaacaaagaaaaagacttACTATTGGTGTCGAGCTCGCAGCCAGACCTAAACTTTTGGtctttcttgatgaacCAACATCAGGTCTAGATTCTCAAACTGCTTGGGATACATGTCAACTTATGAGAAAACTGGCTACTCACGGCCAAGCAATTCTTTGTACTATTCATCAACCATCTGCTATCTTAATGCAACAATTTGATAGATTACTGTTCATGCAAAGAGGCGGTCAAACTGTTTATTTTGGGGATTTAGGTGAAGGATGTAAAACTATGattgattattttgaaGGCAAGGGAGCTCATAAATGTCCACCTGATGCCAATCCTGCCGAATGGATGTTAGAAGTTGTGGGTGCTGCACCTGGTTCACACGCCAGTCAAGACTACAATGAAGTATGGAGAAATTCAGATGAATACAAGGCAGTTCAGAAAGAATTGGATTggatggaaaaaaatttaccaGGCAGATCGAAAGAACCAACTGCAGAAGAACATAAACCATTTGCTGCATCATTATACTATCAGTTTAAAATGGTGACCGTTCGTTTGTTTCAACAATACTGGAGATCCCCTGATTATCTATGGTCAAAATTCGTTTTGACTATATTTAATCAAATTTTCATCGggtttactttttttaaagcTGATAGAAGTTTACAAGGGTTACAAAATCAAATGTTATCAATATTCATGTATACGGTTATCTTCAATCCTATCCTACAACAGTATTTGCCATCTTTTGTGCAGCAGAGGGATTTGTATGAAGCCAGAGAACGTCCTTCGAGAACATTTTCGTGGATTGcgtttttcctttctcaAATCATTGTTGAAATTCCATGGAACATTTTAGCGGGTACACTTGCTTATTGTATTTACTATTATACAGTTGGATTTTATTCGAATGCTTCAGCTGCTGACCAACTTCATGAGAGAGGTGCCCTGTTTTGGCTATTCTCTATCGCCTTCTATGTCTACATTGGCTCTATGGGTTTGCTCATGATATCTTTTAACGAAGTTGCTGAAACAGCAGCTCATATGGGGTCGCTATTGTTCACGATGGCATTATCGTTCTGTGGTGTTATGGCTACTCCTAGTGCCATGCCAAGATTTTGGATTTTTATGTATAGAGTTTCACCTCTGACCTATATGATTGATGCATTATTGGCTGTTGGTGTCGCCAATGTCGACGTTAAATGTTCAGATTATGAAATGCTCAAGTTTACTCCACCATCGGGAACCACATGTGGTGACTATATGGCAGGATACATCAAAATGGCCGGAACAGGTTACTTAGGTGACCCATCTGCGACGGACTTATGTAGTTTTTGTCCGGTGTCTACTACCAACGCTTACCTAGCTACCGTTAGTTCTCATTATTACAGAAGATGGAGAAATTACGGTATTTTTATCTGCTATATTGCTTTTGACTATATTGCTGCAACATTCTTGTATTGGTTATCCAGAGTACCTAAGAATAGCGGTAAAATATCTGAACAGCCCAGAAAGTAA
- the RPB7 gene encoding DNA-directed RNA polymerase II subunit RPB7 (similar to Saccharomyces cerevisiae RPB7 (YDR404C); ancestral locus Anc_5.495), with product MFFIKDLSLNITLHPSFFGPRMKQYLKTKLLEEVEGSCTGKFGYILCVLDYDNIDIQRGRILPTDGSAEFNVKYRAVVFKPFKGEVVDGTVVSCSQHGFEVQVGPMKVFVTKHLMPQDLTFNAGSNPPSYQSSEDVITIKSRIRVKIEGCISQVSSIHAIGSIKEDYLGAI from the coding sequence atgtttttcattaaagACCTTTCACTTAATATTACCCTTCATCCATCCTTTTTTGGCCCTCGAATGAAGCAAtatttaaaaacaaaactatTAGAAGAGGTTGAAGGTTCGTGTACGGGTAAATTTGGATATATTCTTTGTGTGCTAGACTACGATAATATAGATATTCAACGTGGTAGAATATTGCCTACCGATGGGTCAGCAGAGTTCAACGTGAAATATAGAGCAGTAGTTTTCAAGCCGTTCAAAGGGGAAGTAGTGGATGGTACAGTCGTTTCATGTTCTCAGCATGGATTTGAAGTGCAAGTAGGGCCCATGAAAGTATTTGTTACAAAGCATCTGATGCCTCAAGACTTAACTTTTAATGCGGGTTCAAACCCACCATCATACCAGAGCTCAGAAGATGTTATTACAATAAAAAGTAGAATCAGAGTTAAAATTGAAGGTTGTATTAGTCAAGTTAGTTCTATTCACGCAATCGGTAGTATCAAAGAAGATTATTTGGGTGCTATTTGA
- the DIT2 gene encoding putative cytochrome P450 (similar to Saccharomyces cerevisiae DIT2 (YDR402C); ancestral locus Anc_5.493) encodes MEILKLLGLIIFLLFSYIVLTIIVPPLNFPKKIPTIPFYVVFLPILFSIDQTELYELYIKEPMEKYGAVKFFFGSRWNILVSRSEYLAQIFKDEDTFAKSGNQKKIPYSALAAYTGDNVISAHGKVWRDYRNAVTNGLQHFDDAPIFKNARIFCDLIEKSIQEGQFSIQMGPLSQRLALDNISQVALGFDFGALKQEKNAFHEHLICIKRQIFHPFFLTFPFLDLLPIPSRKKAFKDVASFRELLVKRVQDELINNYKFEQTTFAASDLIRAHNNEIIDYNQLTDNIVIILVAGHENPQLLFSTSLYLLAKYSNEWQERLRREISGITDPKVLADLPLLNAFLFEAVRLYPPLSTIINRCTTRTCKLGAEIIIPKNVYVGYNNFGTSHDPKNWGSTAYDFEPERWGSDIETIRKNWRTAKNRCTVTGFHGGRRACLGEKLALTEMRITLAEMLRQFRWELDPEWKEKLTPAGPLCPFNLKLKFKKNVAE; translated from the coding sequence ATGGAGATACTTAAGCTTCTAGGTttgattattttccttttattttcctaCATTGTCTTAACAATTATTGTTCCTCCTCTAAATttcccaaaaaaaatacccaCCATCCCTTTTTACGTGGTATTTTTaccaattttattttctatcGATCAAACGGAGCTATATGAACTCTATATTAAAGAGCCAATGGAAAAATATGGCGCtgtgaaatttttttttggatcaCGCTGGAATATTCTCGTTTCTCGTTCTGAATACCTGGCAcaaatattcaaagatgAGGATACCTTTGCAAAGAGTGGTaatcagaagaaaattcCATACAGTGCTCTCGCTGCCTATACAGGAGACAACGTAATTAGTGCTCATGGGAAAGTTTGGAGGGACTACAGAAATGCAGTGACAAATGGGCTACAACATTTTGATGACGCTCCtatattcaaaaatgcCAGAATATTTTGCGatttgattgaaaaaagtattCAAGAAGGACAGTTCTCTATTCAAATGGGCCCTTTATCTCAGAGGTTGGCGTTGGATAACATTTCTCAGGTTGCGCTCGGTTTTGATTTTGGTGCTTTAAagcaggaaaaaaatgcatttCATGAGCACTTGATTTGTATTAAGAGGCAAATCTTCCATCCATTCTTTTTAACATTCCCATTCCTTGATTTACTTCCAATTCCttcgagaaaaaaagcctTCAAGGATGTGGCTAGTTTCAGAGAGCTTCTCGTCAAAAGAGTTCAGGATGAACTGATTAATAACTACAAATTTGAACAAACGACTTTTGCTGCCAGTGATTTGATCCGTGCtcataataatgaaataataGACTACAATCAGCTAACTGACAATATCGTCATTATCCTTGTCGCTGGCCATGAGAACCCGCAGTTGTTGTTCAGTACTTCGTTGTACCTTCTTGCTAAATATTCAAATGAATGGCAGGAGAGACTCAGGCGGGAAATAAGTGGGATTACTGATCCAAAAGTCTTGGCTGATTTACCATTATTGAATGCATTCCTTTTTGAAGCAGTCAGATTGTATCCTCCCTTAAGCACGATCATCAATAGATGTACTACTAGAACATGCAAATTGGGAGCAGAAATAATTATACCAAAGAATGTATATGTCGGTTATAACAATTTTGGAACATCACATGATCCTAAAAACTGGGGTTCCACGGCATATGATTTTGAACCAGAAAGGTGGGGTTCAGATATCGAGACcataagaaaaaactgGAGAACTGCCAAGAATAGATGTACTGTCACTGGATTTCATGGAGGTCGGAGAGCATGTTTGGGAGAGAAACTAGCTCTAACTGAAATGAGGATCACATTAGCTGAAATGCTGAGGCAGTTTCGTTGGGAGCTTGACCCtgaatggaaagaaaaattaactCCTGCAGGACCTCTTTGCCCTTTTAATTTGAAGttaaaattcaaaaaaaatgtagcGGAATAA